A genomic stretch from Limisphaerales bacterium includes:
- a CDS encoding DUF1501 domain-containing protein: MDRRAFLMASTASLGGLAFPSLGAPGGRAKPAKSTILFFLCGGSSHIDMWDMKPEAPMEYRGPFRPIKTTAPGVDICEHLPLTAKQGKHLAIVRSVTDFGLATGDHHAGYYYNLTGNVPDLTFRTQGNNRRPYATDAPYMGCVIGQRRPKHPKLPQVITLPYKPSRAPYTRPGQFAGRLGLEHDPFYIYGQHAAPMNFTAPSLTLAGGMNHKRLAERKVFLEAINSARRTADVDPAIANYTSQQQKAFDLLSSTETAGAFDIASEPKNVRERYGEHLNGMSLLMARRLVEAGVPFITVFWRVDGIDSKLAKKCRSAGGWDTHGNNFNCLKTDLLPRFDQCYSALLEDLAQRGLLDSTLVMLTSEMGRKPKIGDPRSGGTTGGGRDHWTACQSVVLAGGGIRGGQTYGKTDAFAEYPVEKRMGPENIAHTVYHAMGIDDLTATDTTGRLFNIVEKGRPLTELF; this comes from the coding sequence ATGGATCGGCGTGCATTTCTCATGGCGTCTACCGCTAGTTTGGGCGGGTTGGCATTCCCTTCGCTCGGTGCGCCGGGTGGGCGGGCAAAGCCGGCCAAATCTACCATCCTATTTTTCCTCTGTGGCGGCTCATCACATATCGATATGTGGGATATGAAGCCCGAAGCGCCAATGGAATACCGTGGACCGTTCCGTCCCATCAAAACCACCGCGCCGGGCGTGGATATTTGCGAACACCTCCCGCTCACCGCCAAGCAAGGCAAGCACCTCGCCATCGTCCGATCCGTCACCGATTTCGGCCTCGCCACGGGCGATCATCACGCCGGTTATTATTACAACCTCACCGGCAACGTGCCGGATCTCACCTTTCGCACTCAAGGCAACAACCGCCGACCGTACGCCACGGACGCGCCGTACATGGGCTGCGTAATTGGCCAGCGTCGGCCGAAGCACCCCAAGCTGCCACAGGTGATCACCCTGCCCTACAAACCCAGCCGCGCGCCTTACACGCGCCCCGGCCAATTCGCCGGGCGCCTCGGGCTGGAACACGATCCATTTTACATTTATGGCCAACACGCGGCACCCATGAATTTTACCGCCCCCTCGCTTACACTTGCCGGGGGCATGAATCACAAGCGGCTCGCCGAGCGTAAAGTTTTTCTCGAGGCCATCAACTCCGCCCGTCGCACCGCCGATGTTGACCCCGCCATTGCCAATTACACGAGCCAACAACAAAAAGCGTTTGACCTCCTCTCCAGCACCGAAACCGCCGGCGCATTTGACATCGCCAGCGAACCGAAAAACGTGCGCGAACGCTACGGCGAACATCTCAACGGCATGAGCCTACTGATGGCGCGTCGGCTGGTTGAGGCGGGCGTGCCGTTCATCACCGTCTTTTGGCGCGTGGATGGCATCGATTCCAAGCTCGCCAAAAAATGCCGCAGCGCCGGCGGTTGGGATACGCACGGAAATAATTTCAACTGCCTCAAAACCGATCTGCTCCCGCGCTTTGACCAATGCTACTCTGCGTTGCTCGAGGATCTCGCCCAGCGCGGGTTGCTCGATTCCACCCTCGTGATGCTCACCAGCGAAATGGGCCGCAAACCGAAGATTGGCGACCCCCGCTCCGGCGGCACCACCGGCGGCGGACGCGATCACTGGACCGCCTGCCAAAGCGTCGTCCTCGCCGGCGGCGGCATTCGCGGCGGGCAAACCTACGGCAAAACTGACGCGTTTGCCGAGTATCCCGTGGAGAAAAGAATGGGCCCGGAAAACATCGCCCACACCGTCTACCACGCCATGGGCATAGACGACCTCACTGCCACCGACACCACCGGTCGTCTCTTCAATATTGTCGAAAAAGGCCGGCCGTTGACGGAACTGTTTTAG
- a CDS encoding DUF1080 domain-containing protein, producing MKFISLLFLAFTITVFAADPKTFKQGTGPGWRAMTEADFTKVNCDPDTWKWGKDGLIQCTGKPVGVIRTKKQFTNLELVVQWRHLKHAGNSGVFLWAMPESIKNLEAGKGRLPWGIEVQVLDLGYETNWEKSKGKPSNWFTSHGDVFPTGKARMKAITPQITYTREDGSKYTVGNPKSSRSFPTQRLTHGVGKWNHYHIRAVDGEVKLWVNGVMVTGGKECNPATGFLCLESEGSPIEFKGLRIRELP from the coding sequence ATGAAATTCATTTCGCTGTTATTTCTTGCCTTCACGATCACCGTTTTTGCCGCCGACCCCAAGACGTTTAAACAGGGCACCGGTCCCGGTTGGCGGGCAATGACGGAGGCGGATTTTACCAAAGTGAATTGCGATCCGGACACTTGGAAGTGGGGCAAAGACGGCCTCATCCAATGCACCGGCAAACCGGTGGGCGTGATTCGCACGAAGAAACAATTTACCAACCTCGAGCTGGTTGTGCAATGGCGGCACTTAAAGCACGCGGGCAACAGCGGGGTATTTCTGTGGGCCATGCCCGAGAGCATCAAGAATTTAGAAGCGGGCAAAGGGCGTCTGCCGTGGGGCATTGAGGTGCAGGTGTTGGATTTGGGCTACGAGACGAACTGGGAGAAATCCAAAGGCAAACCGTCGAACTGGTTTACCTCGCACGGCGACGTGTTCCCCACCGGCAAGGCCCGGATGAAAGCGATTACGCCACAGATCACTTACACCCGCGAGGATGGCTCAAAATACACGGTTGGCAATCCGAAGAGCAGCCGCAGCTTTCCCACTCAACGCCTCACGCACGGCGTCGGTAAATGGAACCACTACCACATTCGCGCGGTGGATGGCGAAGTGAAGCTGTGGGTGAACGGCGTGATGGTCACCGGCGGCAAAGAGTGCAATCCGGCCACGGGTTTTCTCTGCCTCGAAAGCGAAGGCTCGCCGATTGAATTCAAAGGCCTGCGCATTCGCGAGCTGCCTTAA